The following are encoded together in the Bombus affinis isolate iyBomAffi1 chromosome 6, iyBomAffi1.2, whole genome shotgun sequence genome:
- the LOC126917849 gene encoding lysosome-associated membrane glycoprotein 1, with amino-acid sequence MMSKFLLLLCFTALHVLGEGQENILSKNEGILTNGTSLQNEQHFETNVPSNKILSLVPVSAPLDTNKNKLKPEEVLTTQSPIQTRTVISNDHQSSAVSLDTSATLSYRNETTTKQILHTAINPAVIQATVNSTLSSDTAGKWVVGNGTDKACIVVQMSVEFNISYVNDNKTKFFKVFDIPADNATTKASGYCGKLEQNLTLEWSSKNVTNASMTLHFIRNVTENDYSLHHLELILPPTNFPNTTLNTSVILAHKAPNFVVKVSNSYRCLKQQTLNLRQNNSNETSGYLTISDLQFQAFKVDNSTVFGLAKDCAFDTPDVVPIAVGCALAGLVVIVLIAYLIGRRRNQAHGYLSM; translated from the exons ATGATGTCAAAGTTTTTACTACTCCTTTGCTTTACTGCACTCCACGTTCTGG GTGAAGGtcaagaaaatattttatctaaAAATGAAGGTATTCTCACTAATGGAACATCTTTACAAAATGAGCAacattttgaaacaaatgttcCATCAAATAAGATACTTTCCCTGGTACCTGTGTCAGCTCCTTTAGAcacaaacaaaaataaattaaagccAGAAGAGGTTTTAACGACTCAAAGTCCTATCCAAACTCGTACAGTTATTTCTAATGATCACCAATCATCTGCTGTGTCACTAGATACATCAGCCACCTTAAGTTATAGAAATGAAACAACTACGAAACAGATTTTACATACAGCAATTAACCCAGCAGTTATACAAGCTACAGTAAATTCTACATTGTCTTCTGATACTGCTGGGAAGTGGGTAGTTGGTAATGGAACAGACAAAGCCTGTATTGTAGTACAGATGTCTGTGGAGTTTAATATCTCTTATGTTAATGACAACAAAACG AAATTCTTTAAGGTATTTGATATACCAGCAGACAATGCAACTACGAAAGCAAGTGGATATTGTGGCAAGTTGGAACAAAATTTGACATTAGAATGGTCTTCTAAAAATGTAACTAATGCTAGTATGACACTGCATTTTATAAGAAATGTAACTGAGAATGACTACTCTCTTCATCATTTGGAGCTCATTCTTCCACCAACAAATTTTCCAAATACTACACTAA ATACATCAGTGATTCTGGCGCATAAAGCACCTAATTTTGTGGTGAAAGTATCAAATTCCTACAGATGCTTGAAACAACAGACGCTCAACTTAAGACAAAATAACAGTAATGAAACATCTGGATATCTAACTATATCAGATTTACAATTTCAAGCATTTAAAGTAGATAATTCTACCGTTTTTGGTTTAG CTAAAGATTGCGCTTTTGATACACCGGATGTTGTACCAATAGCAGTAGGCTGTGCACTGGCAGGATTAGTGGTTATAGTATTGATCGCATACTTGATTGGTCGTCGTCGAAATCAAGCTCATGGTTATCTTAGCATGTAA